A region from the Benincasa hispida cultivar B227 chromosome 8, ASM972705v1, whole genome shotgun sequence genome encodes:
- the LOC120082767 gene encoding 3-ketoacyl-CoA synthase 12-like, with protein MEPLVLLYAIPLLYLAIKLWKRFDTKRDQQCYILDYQCFKPSDDRMLGTQLCRDLMRRSTNLGLEEFKFLLKAVVNSGIGEQTYGPRVIFSGKEQRPSLLDIIAEVDEFFLDSLHKLFQRSGVSPSQIDLLVVNISMLSTSPSLASRIVNRYKMREDIKVFNLSGMGCSASLISVDVVRRMFKSYKNSYAIVVTSESLTPNWYSGNDRSMILANCLFRSGGAAILLTNKRSLKNKAMLKLKCLVRTHHGAQDESYDCCYQKEDDQGNLGFHLGKNLPRAATRAFTDNLREISPKILPITEIFRLTILTILHKISLASSSKPQWPKPTANFLTATEHFCLHTGGKAVIDGVGKSLSLTEHDLEPARMTLHRFGNTSASSLWYVLGYMEAKKRLKKGDRVLMISFGAGFKCNSCLWEVVTELGGRKGNVWEDCINSYPPVSLANPFMETFGWIQNEDATTFKSL; from the exons atGGAGCCATTGGTATTACTCTATGCAATTCCCTTACTCTATTTAGCAATAAAATTATGGAAGCGTTTTGATACAAAAAGAGACCAACAATGCTACATTTTGGACTACCAATGTTTCAAACCCAGCGACGATAGAATGCTTGGCACTCAGCTCTGTCGGGACCTCATGAGACGCTCCACGAATCTTGGCCTCGAAGAGTTCAAATTCCTTCTCAAAGCCGTCGTTAACTCCGGCATCGGCGAGCAAACCTATGGCCCTCGTGTCATCTTCTCCGGTAAAGAACAACGTCCTTCTCTTCTTGATATCATCGCCGAAGTTGACGAGTTTTTCCTTGACTCTCTTCATAAACTCTTCCAAAGATCCGGTGTTTCCCCTTCTCAGATCGATCTCCTCGTCGTCAACATCTCCATGCTCTCCACTTCCCCTTCTCTCGCCTCCAGAATTGTCAACAG gtACAAAATGAGAGAAGACATAAAAGTGTTCAATCTAAGTGGAATGGGATGCAGTGCTAGTCTAATTTCTGTGGATGTTGTGAGGAGAATGTTCAAGTCATACAAGAACTCATACGCCATTGTTGTTACCTCTGAGTCTCTCACTCCGAACTGGTACTCCGGTAACGACCGATCCATGATTTTGGCGAACTGTCTTTTCCGATCTGGTGGCGCCGCTATACTCTTGACCAACAAAAGGAGTTTGAAAAACAAAGCCATGTTGAAGCTCAAGTGCTTGGTCCGAACCCACCATGGAGCTCAAGATGAGTCCTATGATTGTTGCTATCAGAAAGAGGATGACCAAGGCAACCTAG GTTTCCATCTGGGGAAGAACCTCCCAAGGGCAGCAACAAGAGCATTCACGGACAACCTAAGAGAGATCTCCCCCAAGATCCTCCCAATAACAGAGATATTCCGGCTAACAATCCTAACAATATTACACAAAATCTCCTTAGCCAGCTCCTCGAAGCCACAGTGGCCGAAGCCAACGGCGAACTTCCTAACAGCGACAGAGCATTTTTGCCTACACACAGGAGGAAAAGCAGTGATAGATGGGGTTGGAAAGAGCCTAAGCTTAACCGAGCACGATCTCGAACCAGCAAGAATGACCCTTCATCGATTCGGAAACACGTCGGCGAGTAGCCTATGGTATGTTTTAGGGTACATGGAAGCAAAAAAGAGGCTGAAGAAAGGAGATAGAGTATTGATGATAAGCTTTGGAGCAGGGTTTAAATGCAATAGTTGCTTGTGGGAAGTGGTGACAGAGTTGGGTGGTAGAAAGGGTAATGTATGGGAAGATTGCATTAATAGCTATCCACCTGTGTCTTTGGCTAACCCTTTCATGGAAACCTTTGGATGGATTCAGAATGAAGATGCAACTACTTTCAAGTCACTTTGA